A single window of Populus nigra chromosome 17, ddPopNigr1.1, whole genome shotgun sequence DNA harbors:
- the LOC133677371 gene encoding uncharacterized protein LOC133677371 isoform X1 has translation MKTLTSSCSNVILDKKGDNRPVFSFRELRHEVSILPSKKLVHSVGFLHWLCVKHKSICPIRVSSSFSPESQVDLEAEDAQNQETNDSKTVHIKFQLQKECSFGEQFTIVGDDPLLGLWDPESGIPLNWSDEHLWTVEMDIPVGKSIQFKFILKGIAEKIFWQPGPDRILQTWETSNTIVVWEDWEDAALQKITEEEPSANGSEEPVVNPESLTVAENLTCQKEELVSDMSNGAVTVDVSSNPEKKPSPVTCKKAIVADNISPVQEKPLAIVADNISPVQEKPLAIVADNISDSEGASAVNVNVSNAVLGEKRTSHQEEEQRTTSSKSTVVREDVVRNDAPPAINSANSDVQGSLVTHGGDAVLVTGLSAATGIPSAAAIDSEGERCHAFDASVGAGEKNHNLPEFDEEREVGEEPLRGETMDGFNDEELQGNEIIHKPLVKEVKCDVDDNPHRAESIKGLDDEEQRSHELVYKPRAKEEKKQEFVRNCVVQNDLHWIQKLLTSLGLL, from the exons ATGAAAACCCTAACAAGTTCTTGTTCAAACGTCATCCTTGACAAAAAAGGAGACAACAGACCCGTTTTCTCTTTCAGAGAATTGAGACATGAAGTTAGTATTTTGCCTTCAAAGAAGCTTGTTCATAGTGTTGGCTTCTTGCATTGGCTATGTGTGAAACATAAGTCTATCTGTCCAATtcgtgtttcttcttctttctcaccTGAGTCCCAG GTAGACTTGGAGGCTGAAGATGctcaaaaccaagaaacaa ATGATTCGAAGACAGTTCATATCAAATTCCAGCTACAGAAGGAGTGCTCCTTTGGAGAACAATTTACCATAGTAGGAGATGATCCTTTGTTGGGATTATGGGATCCTGAAAGTGGAATACCATTGAACTGGTCAGATGAGCATCTTTGGACTGTTGAGATG GATATACCAGTTGGAAAATCCATCCAGTTCAAGTTCATACTAAAAGGAATTGCTGAGAAGATTTTCTGGCAACCGGGTCCTGATCGAATTCTCCAAACGTGGGAAACCAGTAATACCATCGTGGTTTGGGAAGATTGGGAAGATGCTGCATTGCAGAAGATAACAGAGGAAGAACCATCTGCTAATGGGAGTGAGGAACCTGTTGTCAACCCAGAATCGCTGACTGTTGCCGAGAACTTGACTTGTCAAAAGGAAGAGCTGGTTTCTGATATGAGCAATGGAGCAGTTACCGTGGATGTGAGTTCTAACCCAGAAAAGAAACCATCGCCAGTGACTTGCAAGAAAGCAATTGTTGCTGATAACATTTCTCCTGTGCAAGAGAAACCTCTAGCTATTGTAGCAGATAACATTTCTCCTGTGCAAGAGAAACCTCTAGCTATTGTAGCAGATAACATCAGTGACTCAGAGGGGGCTTCTGCTGTGAATGTGAATGTTAGCAATGCAGTGTTAGGTGAAAAGAGAACCAGTCACCAGGAGGAAGAACAGAGAACTACATCAAGCAAGAGTACAGTGGTTAGAGAGGATGTTGTCAGAAATGATGCTCCACCAGCCATAAACTCAGCAAACTCTGATGTCCAAGGAAGTCTGGTTACTCATGGAGGAGATGCTGTTCTGGTTACTGGCTTGTCTGCAGCAACAGGGATACCAAGTGCAGCAGCTATTGACAGTGAAGGTGAGAGATGCCATGCCTTTGATGCCTCTGTTGGAGCTGGTGAAAAGAATCACAATTTGCCAGAG TTCGATGAGGAGCGTGAAGTCGGTGAGGAACCACTTCGAGGAGAAACAATGGATGGGTTCAACGATGAGGAGCTGCAGGGCAACGAGATTATACACAAACCACTGGTGAAAGAAGTAAAGtgtgatgttgatgacaatccACATCGAGCAGAATCAATCAAAGGGCTCGATGATGAGGAGCAGCGCAGCCATGAACTCGTATATAAGCCACGGgccaaagaagaaaagaagcaagAGTTTGTAAGAAACTGTGTTGTTCAAAATGACCTGCACTGGATACAGAAGCTGCTAACCAGTTTAGGGTTGCTGTAG
- the LOC133677371 gene encoding uncharacterized protein LOC133677371 isoform X2, producing the protein MKTLTSSCSNVILDKKGDNRPVFSFRELRHEVSILPSKKLVHSVGFLHWLCVKHKSICPIRVSSSFSPESQVDLEAEDAQNQETNDSKTVHIKFQLQKECSFGEQFTIVGDDPLLGLWDPESGIPLNWSDEHLWTVEMDIPVGKSIQFKFILKGIAEKIFWQPGPDRILQTWETSNTIVVWEDWEDAALQKITEEEPSANGSEEPVVNPESLTVAENLTCQKEELVSDMSNGAVTVDVSSNPEKKPSPVTCKKAIVADNISPVQEKPLAIVADNISPVQEKPLAIVADNISDSEGASAVNVNVSNAVLGEKRTSHQEEEQRTTSSKSTVVREDVVRNDAPPAINSANSDVQGSLVTHGGDAVLVTGLSAATGIPSAAAIDSEGERCHAFDASVGAGEKNHNLPEVTA; encoded by the exons ATGAAAACCCTAACAAGTTCTTGTTCAAACGTCATCCTTGACAAAAAAGGAGACAACAGACCCGTTTTCTCTTTCAGAGAATTGAGACATGAAGTTAGTATTTTGCCTTCAAAGAAGCTTGTTCATAGTGTTGGCTTCTTGCATTGGCTATGTGTGAAACATAAGTCTATCTGTCCAATtcgtgtttcttcttctttctcaccTGAGTCCCAG GTAGACTTGGAGGCTGAAGATGctcaaaaccaagaaacaa ATGATTCGAAGACAGTTCATATCAAATTCCAGCTACAGAAGGAGTGCTCCTTTGGAGAACAATTTACCATAGTAGGAGATGATCCTTTGTTGGGATTATGGGATCCTGAAAGTGGAATACCATTGAACTGGTCAGATGAGCATCTTTGGACTGTTGAGATG GATATACCAGTTGGAAAATCCATCCAGTTCAAGTTCATACTAAAAGGAATTGCTGAGAAGATTTTCTGGCAACCGGGTCCTGATCGAATTCTCCAAACGTGGGAAACCAGTAATACCATCGTGGTTTGGGAAGATTGGGAAGATGCTGCATTGCAGAAGATAACAGAGGAAGAACCATCTGCTAATGGGAGTGAGGAACCTGTTGTCAACCCAGAATCGCTGACTGTTGCCGAGAACTTGACTTGTCAAAAGGAAGAGCTGGTTTCTGATATGAGCAATGGAGCAGTTACCGTGGATGTGAGTTCTAACCCAGAAAAGAAACCATCGCCAGTGACTTGCAAGAAAGCAATTGTTGCTGATAACATTTCTCCTGTGCAAGAGAAACCTCTAGCTATTGTAGCAGATAACATTTCTCCTGTGCAAGAGAAACCTCTAGCTATTGTAGCAGATAACATCAGTGACTCAGAGGGGGCTTCTGCTGTGAATGTGAATGTTAGCAATGCAGTGTTAGGTGAAAAGAGAACCAGTCACCAGGAGGAAGAACAGAGAACTACATCAAGCAAGAGTACAGTGGTTAGAGAGGATGTTGTCAGAAATGATGCTCCACCAGCCATAAACTCAGCAAACTCTGATGTCCAAGGAAGTCTGGTTACTCATGGAGGAGATGCTGTTCTGGTTACTGGCTTGTCTGCAGCAACAGGGATACCAAGTGCAGCAGCTATTGACAGTGAAGGTGAGAGATGCCATGCCTTTGATGCCTCTGTTGGAGCTGGTGAAAAGAATCACAATTTGCCAGAGGTAACTGCCTGA